Proteins encoded within one genomic window of Hahella chejuensis KCTC 2396:
- a CDS encoding PLP-dependent aminotransferase family protein — MEMNLYARLADQLADQIREGVFRVGDKLPSVRQMAKKQQVSISTVNTAYGVLEDRGWIEARPKSGYYVRKRNEDRLATPTQTRHTPKPRPANTSQLVMEVQRDAAARKGVSMSAAIPALDFPILKQVQRTFAQMARSKTFLGIGYDSPEGVREFRHQIARRAVDAGVFISPECIITTAGCQNAMALCLRVLTQPGDIVAVESPCYYGLLQMIETFGLKALEIPAHPQTGLSLEALQLALEKWPIKVALTVATFSNPIGSLMPDERKAELVKILGRYDIPLIEDDVYGDLYFGDHRPKAVKAFDPDGRVLLCSSLSKTIDPQLRLGWVMPGRYFEAVSHRKFINSIALPTLPQMVMAEVLSQGMYDRHLRQARECYRQRFARLLDLVNEHFPEGTRISRPQGGLVAWFELPRKIDTTQLYHRAHAEGVMLAPGELFSISGQYRHCFRLNYAQGWSPERELAVRKIGQWVREELQSS, encoded by the coding sequence ATGGAAATGAATCTTTATGCGCGTCTGGCCGACCAGTTGGCGGATCAGATTCGCGAAGGCGTGTTTCGCGTCGGCGACAAGCTCCCTTCCGTACGCCAAATGGCGAAGAAACAACAAGTCAGCATCTCCACCGTCAACACCGCTTACGGCGTCCTGGAGGATCGCGGCTGGATAGAGGCGCGGCCCAAGTCCGGTTACTACGTGCGCAAGCGCAATGAGGACCGGCTCGCCACCCCGACGCAGACCCGCCACACGCCCAAGCCGCGTCCGGCGAATACCTCTCAGTTGGTGATGGAAGTGCAGCGCGACGCCGCCGCCCGCAAAGGGGTAAGTATGAGCGCGGCGATTCCGGCCCTGGACTTCCCTATTCTCAAGCAGGTACAGCGCACCTTCGCGCAAATGGCGCGCAGCAAGACATTTCTGGGCATCGGCTATGATTCTCCGGAAGGCGTACGCGAGTTTCGCCACCAGATCGCCCGCCGCGCCGTAGACGCAGGGGTATTTATTTCACCGGAATGCATCATCACTACCGCCGGCTGCCAGAACGCCATGGCGTTATGCCTGCGGGTACTGACGCAACCCGGCGATATCGTGGCGGTGGAATCACCCTGTTACTACGGCCTGCTGCAAATGATCGAGACCTTCGGCCTCAAAGCGCTGGAGATACCCGCTCATCCACAGACCGGCCTGAGCCTGGAGGCGTTACAGCTGGCGCTGGAGAAGTGGCCGATCAAAGTGGCGCTGACCGTCGCCACGTTTTCCAATCCCATCGGTTCGCTGATGCCGGACGAGCGTAAAGCTGAACTGGTGAAAATACTCGGCCGCTATGACATCCCGCTGATCGAAGATGACGTATACGGCGATCTGTACTTCGGCGACCACCGTCCCAAAGCCGTCAAGGCGTTTGATCCGGACGGACGGGTGCTGCTGTGCTCCTCGCTATCGAAAACCATCGATCCACAGTTGCGCCTGGGCTGGGTGATGCCGGGCCGTTATTTCGAGGCGGTCAGCCACCGCAAGTTCATCAACAGCATCGCCCTGCCGACATTGCCGCAGATGGTGATGGCGGAAGTGCTTTCCCAAGGCATGTACGACCGCCACCTGCGACAGGCGCGGGAGTGCTATCGGCAGCGTTTTGCGCGCCTGCTGGATCTGGTCAACGAACACTTCCCCGAAGGCACCCGTATCTCCCGGCCACAGGGGGGACTGGTAGCCTGGTTCGAATTGCCGCGTAAGATCGACACTACCCAGCTTTATCACCGCGCCCATGCGGAAGGCGTGATGCTCGCCCCCGGCGAGCTGTTCTCCATCTCGGGCCAGTATCGCCACTGCTTCCGCCTCAATTACGCCCAGGGCTGGTCGCCGGAACGTGAGCTGGCGGTGCGTAAGATCGGTCAGTGGGTGAGAGAAGAACTGCAATCGTCCTGA
- a CDS encoding AAA family ATPase: MRRKPVLWVLVGGNGAGKSTFYKHKLAHLDIPFVNADEIAKGYGETIDDDVTLRAAREAHDLREQLLRERRSFCMETVFSHPSKVDLLLSAKRHGYEITLVYIHLQLEDLHVNRVSQRVRAGGHDVPEERLRRRLPRLRENVSAAINFVDFAYFFDNTSAEAPYQFIVKLEHGRPVQWGETTPDWALRMIAD, from the coding sequence GTGAGACGTAAACCGGTTTTATGGGTCCTAGTCGGCGGCAACGGCGCGGGCAAAAGCACTTTTTACAAACATAAGCTCGCACATCTGGACATTCCCTTCGTCAATGCGGATGAAATCGCCAAGGGCTACGGCGAAACGATTGACGATGACGTCACCTTGCGCGCAGCGCGGGAAGCGCATGACCTTCGGGAGCAGCTGCTGCGCGAGCGGCGCTCATTCTGCATGGAAACCGTATTTTCCCACCCTTCCAAAGTGGATCTGTTACTGTCCGCCAAGCGCCATGGCTATGAAATCACTTTGGTTTATATTCATTTGCAGTTGGAAGACCTGCACGTCAACAGAGTGTCGCAGCGCGTACGCGCAGGGGGTCACGATGTGCCGGAGGAGCGCCTGCGCCGCCGCCTGCCAAGGCTGCGGGAAAACGTCAGCGCCGCCATCAACTTCGTCGACTTTGCGTATTTCTTTGATAACACAAGCGCGGAAGCGCCCTATCAGTTTATCGTCAAACTGGAGCATGGCCGACCGGTACAGTGGGGCGAAACCACCCCGGATTGGGCATTGCGCATGATTGCGGACTAG
- a CDS encoding di-heme oxidoredictase family protein, which yields MKKSGPTPFYPLPLTKHTGKRQGAFFAFIQGAFFLAAPIYAAAVEYDLATQKQAGGDTTVQATHAGAFSLNSANMSSRRKGDFLIGNDFFEDPWVIAPATTDLRDGLGPLFNVSACQSCHFNDGRGHAPADAADDADSLLIRLSRPARNADEQALLNNPEVANLGDPVYGGQLQDRAIPGVSPEARIEVSYNEETVSFADGFKVNLRRPQWRLRNWAYGEPADDLTLSLRVAPPVIGLGLLEAIPQADIEALADPQDSNQDGVSGRPNRVWDVEKNALALGRFGWKAGQPTVKQQTAGAFNGDMGLTSSLFAADHCTDAQSACKKAPNGADENGVEIRDDVLDFVAFYSRNLAVPARRNIEDSAVQRGHGLFREAGCNACHNESFVTAKLGKDHIEQSEQIIFPYTDMLLHDMGPDLADLKLNGSPASADEVVEHDATATEWRTPPLWGIGLSQVVNAQATYLHDGRARTLLEAVLWHGGEAQQSRDKVLTFKADERDALVKFLESL from the coding sequence ATGAAGAAATCGGGACCAACCCCCTTTTACCCACTTCCATTGACCAAACACACCGGGAAGCGCCAAGGCGCTTTTTTTGCGTTTATACAGGGCGCTTTTTTCCTCGCCGCCCCCATCTATGCCGCAGCCGTGGAATACGATCTCGCCACCCAGAAACAGGCTGGCGGAGACACTACTGTACAGGCGACCCACGCTGGCGCTTTCAGTCTGAATTCCGCCAACATGAGCTCCCGTCGCAAGGGTGACTTCCTGATCGGCAACGATTTTTTTGAAGATCCCTGGGTCATCGCGCCGGCGACCACGGATCTGCGCGACGGCCTGGGACCGCTGTTCAATGTCAGCGCCTGTCAAAGCTGTCACTTCAATGACGGCCGCGGCCATGCTCCGGCTGATGCGGCGGATGACGCCGACAGCCTGCTGATCCGTTTGAGCCGACCCGCGCGTAACGCTGACGAACAAGCGCTGTTGAACAACCCCGAAGTCGCCAATCTGGGCGATCCCGTCTATGGCGGTCAATTGCAGGACCGCGCCATTCCCGGTGTATCCCCTGAGGCCCGCATTGAGGTCAGCTACAACGAAGAGACCGTAAGTTTCGCTGACGGCTTCAAAGTCAACCTGCGGCGGCCACAGTGGCGTTTGCGCAACTGGGCCTACGGCGAGCCTGCGGACGACCTGACCCTGTCTTTGCGAGTGGCGCCGCCGGTCATCGGACTTGGACTGTTGGAAGCCATTCCCCAAGCCGATATTGAAGCCCTGGCGGACCCGCAGGACAGTAACCAGGACGGCGTATCCGGTCGCCCCAATCGGGTTTGGGACGTAGAGAAAAACGCTCTGGCGCTCGGCCGTTTCGGCTGGAAAGCCGGTCAGCCCACCGTCAAACAGCAGACTGCCGGCGCCTTCAACGGCGACATGGGCCTCACCTCTTCCCTGTTTGCAGCGGACCACTGTACTGACGCCCAAAGCGCATGCAAAAAAGCGCCCAATGGCGCCGATGAAAACGGTGTCGAGATTCGCGACGACGTCCTCGACTTTGTCGCCTTTTACAGCCGCAACCTGGCGGTTCCCGCGCGTCGCAACATTGAGGACAGCGCTGTGCAAAGAGGTCATGGCCTGTTCCGAGAAGCTGGTTGCAACGCCTGTCACAATGAGTCTTTCGTCACCGCGAAACTGGGCAAAGACCACATCGAACAATCCGAGCAGATTATTTTCCCTTACACGGACATGCTGCTCCACGATATGGGCCCTGACCTGGCGGACTTGAAACTGAACGGTTCTCCTGCGTCTGCGGACGAAGTGGTGGAGCACGACGCCACCGCAACGGAATGGCGCACGCCGCCGCTTTGGGGCATCGGATTAAGCCAGGTCGTCAATGCCCAGGCGACTTATCTGCATGACGGACGCGCGCGCACTTTGCTGGAAGCTGTGCTTTGGCACGGTGGCGAGGCGCAACAGTCACGGGATAAGGTGTTGACGTTCAAGGCTGACGAGCGTGATGCGCTGGTGAAGTTTTTGGAATCTCTGTAG
- a CDS encoding DUF1513 domain-containing protein translates to MRAQSNLHAQLTLTRRQLARGLALGGLAMAAPAWAFGAKQTTNGSAAAGALFSSVNGAGGDSRLILWSLQGDILMEHALPGRGHGVARHPSGEEFVLVGRRPARFAAIVRRQADGEPSYEELSSAEDRHFFGHACYSRDGRYLYTTENDYASGRGVIGVRDAQDGYRQVGEWSSGGIGPHELHLSADGKALVVANGGILTHPDNPREKMNPDAMEPSLAYIDIASGALLERWELEDKKLSIRHLDVADDGAVCFGCQYEGPPTDTPPLVYMHKSGSPIQAASAEYSLWRSLKNYTGSVVINSRLRVAGVTSPRGDSITLWSLDAQKCVGKISLPDVCGLSLTPDGKEFLASSGEGKVIRVDPLTMKVEQHWSVAGTRWDNHMTLAG, encoded by the coding sequence ATGCGCGCCCAATCCAATCTCCACGCCCAACTTACCTTAACCCGCCGCCAGCTGGCTCGCGGACTGGCGCTTGGCGGACTGGCTATGGCCGCCCCTGCCTGGGCGTTCGGCGCCAAACAAACGACCAACGGCAGCGCCGCCGCGGGCGCGCTGTTCTCATCCGTGAATGGCGCTGGCGGCGACTCCCGTCTGATACTCTGGAGTCTGCAAGGCGACATACTGATGGAGCACGCCCTGCCTGGACGCGGACACGGCGTGGCGCGTCATCCGTCCGGCGAAGAGTTCGTCCTGGTCGGCCGCCGTCCCGCCCGTTTCGCAGCAATAGTGCGCCGCCAGGCGGATGGCGAGCCCAGTTATGAAGAGCTCTCCAGCGCAGAAGACAGACACTTCTTCGGACACGCCTGTTATTCCCGCGATGGTCGCTACCTTTACACCACGGAAAACGATTACGCCAGCGGCCGCGGCGTCATTGGCGTTCGCGACGCCCAGGACGGTTACCGTCAGGTGGGCGAATGGTCCAGCGGCGGAATCGGGCCGCATGAACTGCATTTATCCGCAGACGGCAAAGCGTTGGTGGTGGCCAATGGCGGCATCCTGACTCACCCGGATAATCCACGGGAAAAAATGAACCCTGACGCCATGGAGCCTTCGCTGGCTTATATCGACATCGCCAGCGGAGCGTTATTGGAGCGCTGGGAGCTGGAAGATAAAAAGCTCAGTATTCGCCATTTGGATGTGGCGGACGACGGCGCCGTCTGCTTCGGCTGTCAGTACGAAGGCCCTCCCACGGATACGCCGCCGTTGGTCTATATGCACAAATCCGGCTCGCCAATCCAGGCTGCATCAGCTGAATACAGCCTGTGGCGCAGCCTGAAGAATTACACCGGCAGCGTAGTGATCAATTCACGCCTGCGCGTGGCGGGCGTCACTTCTCCCAGAGGCGACTCCATCACATTGTGGAGCCTGGACGCTCAGAAGTGCGTCGGGAAGATAAGCCTGCCGGACGTCTGCGGGCTCTCATTGACGCCTGACGGCAAAGAGTTCCTGGCCAGCAGCGGCGAAGGGAAAGTCATCCGCGTCGATCCGCTGACGATGAAAGTTGAACAACATTGGTCTGTCGCTGGCACACGCTGGGACAACCACATGACCCTGGCGGGTTAG
- a CDS encoding flavin reductase family protein gives MLINHEDIESMPHLYRVAFINSLSGFKSANLVGTADKKGLTNLSIVSSCTHIGAHPPLVAMIIRPHSVERHTLENILATSFYTLNQVHAGIYRPSHQTSARYPKEVSEFAAVGLTEAWRQDFAAPYVKESKISLGMALREHHHLSINGTELLIGEIMQVQLPSECLSQDGFVDIEKAETVALSGLDSYHRSQRLARLSYAKPDAPLSEIE, from the coding sequence ATGCTGATTAATCATGAAGATATCGAATCGATGCCGCATCTGTATCGGGTGGCGTTTATTAACTCTCTTTCCGGGTTCAAGAGCGCCAATCTGGTAGGAACGGCAGATAAGAAAGGGCTCACCAACCTCTCCATTGTCAGCTCTTGTACGCACATCGGCGCGCATCCGCCGCTGGTGGCCATGATTATTCGCCCGCATTCGGTAGAACGGCATACCTTGGAAAATATCCTTGCAACAAGCTTTTACACACTGAATCAAGTACATGCAGGCATTTATCGGCCCTCTCATCAGACCTCCGCCCGCTATCCCAAAGAGGTTTCCGAGTTCGCCGCAGTGGGACTGACGGAAGCCTGGCGGCAGGACTTCGCTGCGCCCTATGTGAAAGAAAGCAAAATTTCGCTGGGCATGGCGCTGAGGGAGCATCATCACCTCAGCATCAATGGAACGGAACTGCTTATCGGTGAAATCATGCAGGTGCAATTACCGTCGGAGTGTTTGTCGCAAGATGGCTTTGTGGATATCGAAAAAGCTGAAACCGTAGCGCTGTCCGGTCTCGACAGCTATCACCGCAGCCAGCGTTTGGCCCGACTGAGCTACGCCAAACCGGATGCACCCTTGAGTGAGATAGAATAA
- a CDS encoding helix-turn-helix domain-containing protein has product MPQTIALIDTLKRTLKAQGKTYADVADALELSEASVKRLFSERSFSLQRLDRVCEFLGIEISDLVRSMENSSGEITELTEEQEKELAADINLLLTAQLLLNKWTFKEIIGTYQIEELEGVRLLAKLDRMKLIELLPGNRVKLKISRHFSWRPHGPIQQFFEQQVQNEFLQSRFNKNGESRLFLSGMLSRRSNAEIQRRMQRLAAEFHALVAEDESIPLNDKFGTAFVMAIRPWEPQSFTRLRREPSTKKF; this is encoded by the coding sequence ATGCCGCAGACCATCGCTTTGATCGACACTCTCAAACGCACCCTCAAAGCCCAAGGGAAAACCTACGCTGACGTCGCTGACGCACTGGAGCTATCCGAAGCCAGCGTCAAGCGCCTGTTTTCCGAGCGCAGCTTCTCATTGCAACGGCTGGATCGCGTCTGTGAATTTCTCGGCATCGAAATCTCCGATCTGGTGCGCAGCATGGAAAACAGTTCCGGTGAAATCACTGAACTGACCGAAGAGCAGGAGAAAGAGCTCGCCGCCGATATCAACTTGTTGCTGACCGCCCAATTGTTGCTGAACAAATGGACGTTCAAGGAAATTATTGGCACTTATCAAATCGAAGAGCTGGAAGGCGTGCGACTGCTGGCCAAGCTCGACCGCATGAAACTGATTGAATTGTTGCCGGGCAACCGGGTGAAACTGAAGATATCCCGACATTTCTCCTGGCGGCCACATGGGCCTATACAACAATTCTTTGAGCAACAAGTGCAAAACGAATTTCTGCAGTCGCGCTTTAACAAGAACGGAGAAAGCCGTCTATTCCTGAGCGGAATGCTATCGCGACGTTCCAATGCGGAAATTCAGCGACGCATGCAACGTTTGGCGGCGGAATTTCACGCTTTGGTGGCGGAAGATGAATCCATCCCACTGAATGATAAATTCGGCACCGCTTTCGTCATGGCGATTCGGCCCTGGGAACCGCAATCCTTTACTCGATTGCGTCGTGAGCCGTCTACGAAGAAGTTCTAG
- a CDS encoding imelysin family protein has product MMRPCKLAAAFAVPLLMSACAGHQASSTSQVVEPKQVVDHFANMAHAMYADSLQAATQLNKSIDVFLATPTQANLDAAKAAYAQARVPYQQSEVLRFDVENGHVTEGLDADGGLASIDAWEGQVNAWPLDEALIDYVSGSYEGEYNSPKNIINSTGVFTVGGQSIDISTITPELIAGMNEIGGAEANVTSGVHAIEFLLWGQDLNGTGPGAGARPVSDYYTDSSQGACTSGDKKSDYKICQRRAQYLKAAADLLVSDLQAMEAEWTPAAGAKKGTLRNDFLTRGDGLQRILDSMGDMAIGELASERMKVAILFGSTEDEHDCFSDLTHIAIYNNAMGVVDAYRGSYARLDGSVVSGPSIADLVAHHNPALKQQMDEHMSLIESRMRAIVDKAEAKSGGKKFDQLVGGSAEDKKLVLDAAAALVSLEEPLSEGVSKVLALSLQEFDAGTCPTEDVGDCES; this is encoded by the coding sequence ATGATGCGCCCTTGCAAACTCGCCGCAGCTTTCGCTGTTCCGCTGTTAATGTCCGCCTGCGCCGGGCACCAGGCTTCTAGCACCAGCCAAGTAGTTGAACCGAAACAAGTTGTCGATCACTTCGCGAACATGGCCCACGCTATGTATGCAGATTCCCTGCAAGCGGCGACGCAGTTGAACAAGTCCATCGACGTATTTCTGGCCACCCCCACCCAGGCGAACCTGGATGCGGCCAAAGCCGCCTACGCACAGGCGCGGGTTCCTTATCAGCAAAGCGAAGTATTGCGCTTTGACGTCGAAAACGGCCATGTAACGGAAGGCCTGGATGCGGATGGCGGTCTCGCCAGCATCGACGCCTGGGAAGGTCAGGTCAACGCATGGCCGCTGGACGAAGCCTTGATCGATTACGTTTCCGGTTCCTATGAAGGCGAATACAACTCGCCCAAGAACATCATCAACAGCACTGGCGTTTTCACCGTAGGCGGTCAGAGCATTGACATCTCCACCATCACCCCGGAGCTGATCGCCGGCATGAATGAAATCGGCGGCGCGGAAGCCAACGTCACCAGCGGCGTGCATGCGATTGAATTCCTGCTGTGGGGCCAGGACCTTAACGGTACTGGGCCTGGCGCCGGGGCGCGTCCCGTCAGCGACTATTACACCGACTCCAGCCAGGGCGCCTGCACCAGCGGCGACAAAAAGTCCGATTACAAGATCTGTCAGCGCCGCGCCCAGTACCTGAAAGCCGCAGCCGACCTGCTGGTCAGCGACCTGCAGGCGATGGAGGCGGAGTGGACCCCCGCCGCCGGCGCGAAAAAAGGCACGCTGCGTAACGATTTCCTCACTCGCGGCGACGGCCTGCAACGCATCCTGGACTCCATGGGCGATATGGCCATCGGCGAACTGGCCAGCGAGCGTATGAAAGTCGCCATCCTGTTCGGCAGCACCGAAGACGAGCACGACTGCTTCAGCGACCTGACCCACATCGCTATCTATAACAACGCCATGGGCGTGGTGGACGCGTATCGCGGCAGCTATGCCCGCCTGGACGGCAGCGTAGTCAGCGGTCCCAGCATTGCGGACCTGGTAGCGCATCATAACCCCGCGCTCAAACAACAAATGGATGAGCATATGAGCTTGATCGAGAGCCGTATGCGCGCCATCGTCGACAAAGCGGAAGCCAAGTCCGGCGGCAAAAAGTTCGATCAGCTGGTCGGCGGTAGCGCGGAAGACAAAAAACTGGTGCTGGACGCCGCGGCGGCGCTGGTTAGCCTGGAAGAACCATTGAGCGAAGGCGTGTCCAAAGTGCTGGCTCTGAGCCTGCAGGAATTCGACGCCGGCACCTGCCCGACTGAGGACGTAGGCGACTGCGAATCCTGA
- a CDS encoding YheT family hydrolase — MNDATDDRHSEETAEWKPQFGLRNRHVQSLFASVKLRRPMMAKRAQEVLDRARPYIFDCADGGKIHGLLSCREDKPRKLAVLIHGWEGCADSLYILSLAAHLYNTGYDIFRLHLRDHGPTHHLTEELFHANRLDEVCEALNKMQTQLEPEQWYLAGFSLGGNFALRVATKVRKFELNLSKVAAISPVLEPMHTLWALEHGLPIYRSYFRKKWLRSLRKKADNHPGLIDYDAFYDRKSLTEMSDYFVGAHTPYPNSEVYFKGYAVTGERLRQIQVETRLVLAEDDPVIPARDLEHLNGNPLLKIIRSPYGGHCGFIENFKMESWVDRYIADFLAEGAQG; from the coding sequence ATGAACGACGCCACAGACGACCGCCACAGTGAAGAAACCGCCGAATGGAAACCCCAGTTCGGCCTGCGCAACCGGCACGTTCAGTCGCTGTTCGCCTCGGTGAAACTGCGTCGTCCCATGATGGCGAAACGCGCTCAGGAAGTGCTCGACCGCGCCCGTCCCTATATTTTCGACTGCGCCGATGGCGGCAAAATCCACGGCCTGCTCAGTTGTCGGGAAGACAAGCCACGCAAACTCGCTGTGTTGATTCATGGCTGGGAAGGTTGCGCCGATTCGCTGTATATCCTCTCCCTCGCCGCGCATCTGTACAACACCGGCTACGATATCTTCCGGCTGCATCTGCGGGATCATGGTCCCACTCATCATCTGACTGAGGAACTGTTTCACGCCAACCGCCTGGATGAAGTCTGTGAAGCGCTTAACAAGATGCAGACGCAACTGGAGCCGGAGCAGTGGTACTTGGCCGGTTTTTCCCTGGGAGGCAATTTCGCTCTGCGAGTGGCGACGAAAGTCCGGAAATTTGAGCTTAATTTAAGTAAAGTGGCGGCGATCTCCCCCGTTCTGGAGCCAATGCACACCTTGTGGGCTCTGGAGCATGGTCTGCCGATCTATCGCAGCTATTTCCGCAAGAAGTGGTTACGCTCATTGCGCAAAAAGGCGGATAACCACCCCGGGCTGATTGATTACGACGCGTTCTATGACCGTAAAAGCCTGACAGAAATGAGCGACTACTTCGTCGGCGCCCATACGCCCTACCCCAACTCCGAAGTATACTTCAAAGGTTACGCCGTCACCGGGGAGCGCCTGCGTCAGATACAGGTGGAAACCCGATTGGTGCTGGCCGAAGACGATCCGGTAATTCCCGCCCGGGATCTGGAGCACCTGAACGGCAACCCGCTGTTGAAGATCATACGCTCCCCCTACGGCGGGCACTGCGGGTTTATCGAAAACTTCAAAATGGAAAGTTGGGTGGACCGCTATATCGCCGACTTTCTGGCGGAAGGCGCGCAAGGCTGA
- a CDS encoding translation initiation factor Sui1, translating to MSKKSAKNSGLVYSTEFGRMCPDCGKPVDACVCGQSAVPQGDGVVRVSRETAGRKGKGVTVVKGVLLAGEELKDLAKHLKQKCGVGGTVKDGVIEIQGDHRDLIVEELKKKGFTAKKAGG from the coding sequence ATGTCGAAGAAAAGCGCTAAAAACTCCGGACTGGTTTACTCCACTGAATTCGGCCGGATGTGTCCGGATTGCGGCAAACCTGTAGACGCCTGCGTTTGCGGTCAATCCGCCGTTCCTCAGGGCGATGGCGTCGTACGGGTCAGTCGCGAAACCGCCGGTAGAAAAGGCAAGGGCGTCACCGTGGTGAAAGGCGTACTGCTGGCGGGCGAAGAGTTAAAAGATCTCGCCAAACATTTGAAGCAGAAATGCGGCGTTGGCGGCACGGTGAAAGACGGAGTGATTGAAATTCAGGGCGATCATCGCGATCTGATTGTGGAAGAGCTGAAAAAGAAGGGATTCACCGCGAAAAAAGCAGGAGGCTGA
- a CDS encoding imelysin family protein, whose product MNFRSTSLFRLFSAGVLAASALSLSSGAAAESLEKEYLQILQQARSDIIVPAHAQLSAKVQALKAKTTALCEETNAQSLEHAQQAWREAMQTWMSVSLIQFGPLQEQDRRLRMQSWPIREKLLERAVEALASGSDPLQAAINNGSIAIQGLPAIEYLLFGKNALDKLQSADQGARRCQALTAIASHSVDLATELEKEWKGGFGDNFENPFEADGNLSVPQESVDEYLNGLMTGIQQITANKVATPMGLEGRSAKLKALESFHSRNSIANIRNNLSALRRFYMGGDGYGLDDFLLSRESAAMHKKITGLLDGVDAQLAQIDFALEDAVNDAEKNAKVKKLYEALRQLQAAVEKELFPVIGVTRDFNSEDGD is encoded by the coding sequence TTGAATTTTAGATCGACAAGTCTATTCAGACTGTTCAGCGCCGGCGTCCTGGCGGCGTCCGCGCTGTCGTTGTCTTCAGGCGCGGCGGCAGAAAGCCTTGAAAAGGAATACCTGCAAATTCTGCAGCAGGCCAGAAGCGATATTATCGTTCCCGCCCACGCGCAGCTCAGCGCTAAAGTCCAGGCGCTAAAGGCCAAAACGACGGCGCTGTGCGAAGAGACGAATGCGCAATCTCTTGAGCATGCGCAACAGGCGTGGCGCGAGGCCATGCAAACCTGGATGAGCGTATCGCTCATCCAGTTCGGCCCACTGCAGGAGCAAGACCGCCGCCTGCGCATGCAGAGCTGGCCAATCCGGGAAAAGCTGCTGGAGCGCGCCGTTGAGGCGCTGGCTTCCGGATCAGATCCACTGCAAGCCGCCATCAACAACGGCAGTATCGCGATCCAGGGATTGCCCGCTATCGAATATTTGCTATTCGGTAAAAACGCTCTCGATAAACTGCAGTCCGCCGATCAGGGAGCCCGCCGGTGCCAGGCTCTGACTGCGATCGCCAGCCACAGTGTTGACCTGGCGACGGAGCTGGAAAAGGAATGGAAAGGCGGCTTCGGCGACAACTTCGAAAACCCCTTTGAAGCTGACGGAAATCTCAGTGTGCCCCAGGAAAGCGTCGATGAGTACCTGAACGGACTCATGACCGGAATCCAGCAAATCACCGCCAACAAAGTGGCGACGCCGATGGGACTGGAGGGCCGCTCCGCCAAGCTGAAAGCATTGGAGTCCTTTCATAGCCGCAATTCCATCGCCAATATTCGCAACAATCTCAGCGCCCTCAGACGTTTCTATATGGGCGGCGACGGCTACGGACTTGACGATTTCCTGCTCTCCCGCGAAAGCGCCGCCATGCATAAAAAGATCACCGGATTGCTGGATGGGGTTGACGCGCAACTGGCGCAGATCGATTTCGCCCTGGAAGACGCCGTGAATGACGCGGAAAAAAACGCCAAGGTCAAAAAATTATACGAAGCGCTGCGCCAGTTGCAGGCGGCCGTGGAAAAAGAGCTGTTTCCCGTTATCGGCGTTACTCGGGATTTCAACAGCGAGGATGGGGACTGA
- a CDS encoding ParD-like family protein, which yields MPQSVRIDDFLIDSARREAKGAHRSVQGQIEHWAKIGQMVERSGVLSYERIRSFLSGEIQIDNLNNDERLMASRTLFDQFIDDDFSSVTDELKERDDTYYGSEDGESIKRYEP from the coding sequence ATGCCCCAGTCCGTCCGAATCGACGACTTTCTTATTGACAGCGCCAGACGCGAAGCCAAAGGCGCGCACCGATCCGTCCAGGGCCAGATTGAACATTGGGCCAAGATTGGCCAGATGGTGGAGCGTTCGGGCGTTTTATCCTATGAACGCATCAGAAGCTTCCTATCCGGCGAGATACAGATAGACAATCTGAACAATGACGAGCGGCTGATGGCGTCCCGCACGCTGTTTGATCAGTTCATCGACGACGACTTCAGTTCAGTGACGGACGAACTGAAAGAGCGCGATGACACTTATTATGGCAGCGAGGACGGCGAATCGATCAAACGTTATGAGCCCTGA
- a CDS encoding DUF1127 domain-containing protein, producing the protein MAVAHFGKFGRNATPSDSHGAHDATRQGLRDLIGKWRRNIDTRHQLSLMSDSMLDDIGLTREAAEAEARKPFWRD; encoded by the coding sequence ATGGCCGTAGCACATTTTGGAAAATTCGGTCGGAATGCGACGCCTTCCGACAGTCATGGCGCGCATGACGCCACAAGACAGGGTTTGAGAGATTTGATTGGCAAGTGGCGCCGCAATATCGATACCCGGCATCAGCTGTCATTGATGTCGGACAGTATGCTGGATGATATCGGTCTGACCCGCGAGGCGGCGGAAGCGGAAGCCAGAAAACCTTTCTGGCGCGACTAA